Proteins found in one Quercus robur chromosome 2, dhQueRobu3.1, whole genome shotgun sequence genomic segment:
- the LOC126713464 gene encoding long-chain-alcohol O-fatty-acyltransferase-like gives MKGRRKELEVEIKSFIKVYIIVIITAKSLLEREAKREMDAEIKNFIQVWITAITSLCYCYYIVARIPRGMMRLLFLLPIFYLFTMLPCNLNSAHLGGSTAFFLGWLGNFKLLLFAFDQGPLSPPLPKLLHFISIACLPIKLKQDPPPNTKNNKNPSHQNTPKSHNLTKVTRSLLLVIKALFLAMIIQAYEYRANLHLYVILSLYCCHTYLAVEIILALAAAPVQAFFGFEIELQFNEPYLATSLQDFWGHRWNLMVSSILRPTVYIPIRRISANVIGSRWAALPAIISTFIVSGIAHEVIYFYFTRVHPTWEVTWFFVLHGVCTAIEIVVKKAATNKWQLHRAISGPLTVGFVAVTGFWLFFPQLIRNGVVEKAIKEYSILADFVKVNLPLQLHLHKS, from the coding sequence ATGAAGGGGAGAAGGAAAGAATTGGAGGTTGAAATCAAGAGTTTCATCAAGGTATATATCATAGTCATCATCACAGCTAAGTCGTTGCTAGAGAGAGAAGCAAAAAGAGAAATGGATGCTGAAATCAAGAACTTCATACAGGTATGGATCACAGCCATCACATCTCTTTGTTATTGTTACTACATAGTTGCAAGGATCCCAAGAGGAATGATGAggctcctcttcctcctccccATCTTTTACCTCTTCACCATGCTCCCTTGTAACCTCAACTCTGCCCATCTTGGTGGCTCCACTGCCTTCTTCCTTGGTTGGCTTGGTAACTTCAAGCTCCTCCTCTTTGCTTTTGACCAAGGCCCTTTATCACCACCCCTACCAAAACTTCTTCATTTCATATCCATTGCTTGCCTTCCCATTAAACTCAAACAAGACCCAcctccaaacaccaaaaacaataaaaacccATCTCACCAAAACACCCCAAAATCCCATAATCTTACAAAAGTGACTAGATCTCTGTTGTTGGTTATAAAAGCCTTGTTTCTTGCCATGATAATACAGGCATATGAATATAGGGCAAATTTACATCTATATGTTATTTTATCTCTCTATTGTTGCCACACCTACCTTGCTGTGGAAATTATCCTAGCCTTAGCTGCTGCCCCAGTTCAAGccttttttgggtttgagatTGAGCTACAATTCAATGAGCCCTATCTTGCTACCTCACTACAAGACTTTTGGGGCCATAGGTGGAACCTTATGGTTTCAAGTATTCTACGACCTACCGTTTACATTCCCATCCGTCGTATTTCTGCTAATGTAATTGGGTCACGTTGGGCTGCTCTACCAGCCATAATTTCGACCTTCATAGTGTCTGGCATAGCTCATGAAGTAATATACTTTTACTTCACACGTGTGCATCCCACGTGGGAGGTAACATGGTTCTTTGTCCTACATGGCGTGTGTACAGCTATTGAGATTGTGGTGAAGAAGGCAGCGACCAACAAGTGGCAGTTACATCGGGCGATTTCGGGACCGTTGACGGTTGGGTTTGTGGCAGTGACcggtttttggttgttttttccACAATTAATAAGAAATGGTGTTGTTGAGAAGGCAATAAAAGAGTACTCAATTTTAGCTGATTTTGTCAAAGTCAACCTACCATTGCAATTGCACTTACACAAAAGTTAG
- the LOC126713465 gene encoding cypmaclein isoform X2: MKLFIIFAIVILLLQVLAEASSYSNAANTLANMDEGENELALHSKHKPQKINCNYACSRRCKKASRKNRCTRACKSCCMRCHCVPPGTYGNKNACPCYARLKTHGNKLKCP; encoded by the exons ATGAAGCTCTTCATCATTTTCGCCATTGTCATCCTCCTCTTACAG GTTCTTGCAGAGGCTTCATCATATAGTAATGCAGCAAATACTCTGGCTAAT ATGGATGAAGGGGAAAACGAACTAGCGCTTCACAGTAAACATAAACCCCAGAAAATCA ATTGTAATTATGCATGCTCAAGGAGGTGCAAAAAGGCATCAAGAAAGAACAGGTGCACTAGAGCATGCAAAAGTTGTTGCATGAGATGCCATTGTGTTCCACCTGGTACCTATGGCAACAAGAACGCTTGCCCATGTTATGCTCGCCTCAAAACCCATGGAAACAAGCTCAAGTGCCCTTGA
- the LOC126713465 gene encoding cypmaclein isoform X1: MKLFIIFAIVILLLQVLAEASSYSNAANTLANVSLSTYMDEGENELALHSKHKPQKINCNYACSRRCKKASRKNRCTRACKSCCMRCHCVPPGTYGNKNACPCYARLKTHGNKLKCP, encoded by the exons ATGAAGCTCTTCATCATTTTCGCCATTGTCATCCTCCTCTTACAG GTTCTTGCAGAGGCTTCATCATATAGTAATGCAGCAAATACTCTGGCTAATGTGAGTCTCTCTACCTAT ATGGATGAAGGGGAAAACGAACTAGCGCTTCACAGTAAACATAAACCCCAGAAAATCA ATTGTAATTATGCATGCTCAAGGAGGTGCAAAAAGGCATCAAGAAAGAACAGGTGCACTAGAGCATGCAAAAGTTGTTGCATGAGATGCCATTGTGTTCCACCTGGTACCTATGGCAACAAGAACGCTTGCCCATGTTATGCTCGCCTCAAAACCCATGGAAACAAGCTCAAGTGCCCTTGA